The DNA sequence AGCTACGTTGTAGTGCTTGTGAAATGGTGGAATACTCTTCGCTAGCCAGGATGATATAAAGATAACCTTGCGCACCTTTCAGATCAGTAATCTGGGCAACAGAAAAAATTTTACGTTGTGCAGGGTCACGTGGGTCATCCCCAAAAAGGGGAAGGGCAGCAGCACCCGTCAGAAAAGTCTGAATGGGCTGCATATCAATGCTGTTGCTTTTGACTTTGCCCGGTGGGGCCGAAAATGCCAGTATTTCCCCTTTGAGATTGATCAGATAGAGCTCAATGCTGGGGTTGATTACCATCAGCATATGGAATACTTCTTCCAATGCGGATTGGTTGACTCGGCCATCTTGTAAAAGAAGCTTTTCTTTCACAATGTGCTGTGCCAGATCACGATTCAGTTTTTGGCTGACCTCCTGTTGGTATAACGTAGTGGAATAATGGGTCACAGCCAGAAAGATCAAGCCGATCAGACACAGCAGCGCCAGCAAGGTAGCGGAAAGTTTGCCGTACAAGGTTTGCAGTATCTTCATCCCGGTAATGCATGCTGATCGCGAAATTTGTAACCTACACTCCAAACGGTCAGAATGTGCTGGGGCTTCGCTGGATTGGTTTCAATCTTGGTGCGAAGTCGGTTAATGTGAGAATTGACGGTATGCTCATACCCTTCATGCCCATACCCCCAAACTCTATCCAGTAGCTGAGCGCGTGTAAAAACCTGACCCGGATTTTGTACAAAGTACGACAGCAGATCAAATTCCTTCGCTGTCAGATCAACTGGTTTGCCTTCAACCACCACTTCATGCCGACCAAAGTCGATGCTGAGTTCTTTGGCTTGAATCAGGCGGATATCTTCAGGTTTGTTGCTCAGTGCATCCAGACGGCGGAAAATCGCTTTAACCCGGGCGACCAGTTCCATAATGCTGAAAGGCTTGGTGAGGTAGTCGTCTGCCCCAATTTCCAGTCCCAGCACCCGGTCAATTTCAGAAGATCGGGCTGTTAACATTAAAATAGGCACGTAATTTGACTGGCTGCGAAGATGGCGACATATGTCCAGCCCGCTCATGCCGGGGAGCATCAGATCAAGGATCACCATGTCAAATTCCCCAGCCTCAGCCTGGGATAAACCGTCTGTTCCCGTTCTTTCCACAACAACCGTATGCCCAAGATCACGTAGATGGAGTTCAACCAGGTAAGCAATTTCAGGGTTATCTTCGACGATAAGAATTTTACGATTCATGACCACCTATCCTCTGACCACTTTGTATTCCAGTTAATAAATGAACAGCCTAATATCCCTAGACTGGGGGATTTAGAAAGCCCACAAGTTAGTCGATTGAAAATAGCATTCCTTACATTTGTAGGGCTGAGCGTAATGAAACTAGCTGTTATTTAGTATTCAGGCTGCTATAAATAAATACTGAGGTATTGAATAGAAAAAAATAGTCCCTATATCAATACTAGAAGGGCGCATAAGCGCAGTCATTCATTTTTATCTGGAATAAACGAAGGAGAAAGCAATGTCTAATTTAGTTCGTCGCGATCCATTTGCTCTTGATGATGTGTTCGATGATTTGTTCAAAGGTTTTTTTGTGCGTCCGGTCCATTTTGAAGGGCAGCAGCAAGTCCAGATTAAGACAGACGTGAAGGAAGATGATAAATCCTATACCATTCATGCTGAAATTCCTGGCGTAAAGAAGGAAGATATTCAAATATCTATTGATGGTAACCAGGTATCAATCAGCGCCGAAGTGAAAAAAGAGACAGAAGAAAAAGAAGGTGAAAAGCTGTTGCGCAGTGAGCGTTATTTTGGTCAGGCTTATCGCAGTTATACGCTGGGCCAGGATATTGATGACAGCGCAGCGCAAGCAAAGTACACAGATGGCATTCTTGAACTGACGCTGCCTAAAAAAGCGGCATCTTCAGCTAAAAAGCTGACTGTTCAGTAACATTGACTGTCTGAATCCAAAGCCTCTTACCCTTAACCAGGGCAAGAGGCTTTTTTGTTTTGCCTTACTCGGTGTAAAATGAACGGGTTAACGGATGCCGTTCAATAAATCTCAAAGGCCCTTCATGTCGCTCAATCCATCCACTGCAATAGAAAAAGCACAGGTACTGTCCGAAGCCCTCCCTTATATCCAGCGGTTTTTTGATAAAACTATCGTAATCAAATATGGCGGCAATGCCATGACAGACGAAAAGCTCAAACAGGGATTTGCTCGCGATGTTGTCTTGCTGAAAACTGTGGGTATGAACCCCGTGGTGGTGCACGGTGGCGGCCCCCAAATCAACGATTTGCTTAAGCGCGTGGGAAAGCAGGGCGAATTTATTCAGGGCATGCGCGTGACAGACCGCGAAACCATGGACGTGGTGGAAATGGTGTTGGGCGGGTTGGTAAACAAGGAAATCGTTAATCTGATCAATCAGAATGGTGGTAAGGCTGTGGGTCTCACCGGCAAGGACGGAGGCTTTATTCGTGCCCGAAAAATGATGGTGAAAAATGTTGATAAGCCGGGTGAAAACATTGATATCGGTCATGTCGGCGAAGTCACTGAAATTTTCCCGGAACTGGTTTCCTTGCTGGATTCCAGAGATTTTATCCCAGTAATCGCGCCGATTGGTGTCGGCGAGCATGGTGAGGCCTACAATATCAATGCCGATCTGGTGGCAGGTAAACTGGCTGAAACCTTAAAGGCAGAAAAGCTTATTTTACTGACTAATACAGCGGGTGTGCTGGATAAAGAAGGCAAGCTGCTAACCGGGTTGACTGCAGCCAGAGTAGACGAACTGATTGCCAATGGCACCATCAGCGGCGGGATGATTCCTAAAATTTCAACAGCACTGGACGCGGTAAAAAATGGAGTAAAGAGCAGCCATATCATTGATGGCAGGGTAGAGCATGCCTTGCTGCTGGAGATTCTCACCGATCAAGGGGTTGGCACACTGATTCGCGCCAATTAACAAAGAGCTGGCAACGGTTTCGTTAGTCTGTGGCAGCTAAGCCAAAATAAAGCGTATTGGAAAAAATTGAAATCCTGTAAAACCTGGGTGTTTGATCTCGACAATACGCTACACAATGCCTCGCCGCATATTTTTCCTCATATTAATCGGGCCATGACCGATTATTTGAAAACTCATTTAGGGCTGGAAGAAGAGGAGGCCAATCAGTTGCGGATGCAGTATTGGCATCGCTATGGCGCCACTCTGTCAGGACTGATCAGGCATCATAATACGGATCCCCACCATTTTCTCTGGCACACTCACCAATTTCCTGCGTTGGGGAAAATGCTTCAGTCCGAGAAAATTTTGCGGCACACACTCAATAATCTGCCCGGTCAGAAAGTATTGTTTTCCAATGCGCCGGCACATTATTCTCAAGCGGTTTTACGATTGCTGAATATCTCGGATTTATTTCAAAAGGTATTTACCATTGAATCTACACGGTTTCGGCCAAAGCCGGATAGCTATGGATTTTATCGGCTATTCAGACAAATGCAGTTGCTCCCAAAGCAATGTATTATGGTAGAAGATACACTTGTAAATCTAAAAATAGCCAAAAAACTTGGCATGAAAACGGTATGGGTGAGTCCGTTGGTCAAGTGTCCGAGCTATGTGGATGTGAGTGTGAGATCCGTAACACAATTGCCTAAAATGCTGCATCATTTAGGACATTTCTAAAATATCTGTCAGACAAGAGCGAAAGGGGAGTTTTAATGGCTGCAAAACCGGGTGAAAGGAAAATGCAAATTCTGCAAACCTTGGCAGAAATGCTGCAAAAACCACAAGGCACAAAAATCACAACCGCTGCGCTTGCCGCTAAGCTGGATGTGTCAGAAGCTGCACTTTACCGACATTTTGCCAGCAAAGCGCAAATGTTCGAAGGGTTGATTGAGTTTATCGAGCAAACGTTGTTTGGGTTGATCAATAAAATCACCGTTGATGAGCAGTCGGGTGTTAAACAACTGGAAGCGACGTTATCGTTACTGTTGGCATTCCCCAAAAAAAATCCCGGTATGACCCGCGTTCTGATTGGCGATGCGCTGGTCAACGAAGATGAACGTCTGCAGGTGAGGATCAATCAATTGCATGATCGTCTGGAAGCAACTATACGACAAAGTCTGCGTATTGCAGCAACGCAACAGGAAATTGCCAGTAATATCGATGCAGGCGCACAGGCTAATTTGATTATCTGTTATGTGATTGGTCGTTGGCATCAGTTTGCCAAGAGCGGCTTTAAACGCGAGCCTATGGAATATTGGCAAGCGCAGTGGCCACAGTTGCTATAACTGGTTAAAGGGCAGCTTGAATCAGCTAAAAATTGAAATGGATGCTTGTCTTTTTACAGGAATGACTTTGTTTTCTGTTGTGAGCATCTGATTATTTATCGGAGCCGCACACCGGGCAAGCCTGATCTTTTTTTAGTTTGATTGACCGCCATTCCATTGTGAGTGCATCCAGTAAAAGCAGACGGCCTTGCAGTGTTTGACCGATGCCCATTAACAGTTTGAGGGCTTCGGCAGCCTGCATGGTGCCGATGATCCCTACCAGGGGTGAAAAAACCCCGTTCTCCGCACAACGCACTTCATCCGCACCCTCAGTTTCAGGGAATAGACAATGGTAACAAGGGCTATCTCCCTCGCGTAAGTTGAAAACCGTAATTTGTCCGTCAAATCTAACAGCAGCACCCGAAACCAGTGGTTTTTTATGAACCACACACGCGCGATTCACGGCATGACGCGTTGCAAAATTATCGCTAGCATCCAGCACCACATCCGCACTGCTGACCAGTTGCATTAATTCGGCTTCATCAATACGTCGGGGTAGTGCTGTCACAATAATTTCGGGGTTGATAGCCAGTAAAGATTGTTTGGCGGAATCAGCCTTATTCAATCCGACTGCTTCAGTACGGTGAACAATCTGGCGTTGCAGATTGGTGAGGTCGACTACATCCCCATCACAAACCGTCAACTTGCCGACGCCGCTGGCTGCCAGGTAGAGCGCGACTGGAGAGCCAAGGCCCCCTGCACCAATAATCAAGGCGTGGGATTGCGATAATTTCTCCTGCCCTTCAATTCCGATCTGGGGAAGCAGAATGTGCCGGCTATATCGTAGAAGCTGATTGTCATTCATTGGAAGTTGTTGCTGGATTGGCTCGAAGTGCTTAAAAAGGGATGCTATTCAGACATCAGCTAAGATAATTCAAGATTTTGACTGACTTGCTTGTTATCGATATTCCCGCCACTCAACAGGGGTATCATCATGATCGCCGTGGGGGTGGTGTTCGTAAGCCTGCACAAAGATCTGATGGTTTTTAGTCTGTCTTTCAGGAACTTTTAAATTGTGCCGCTGAATGTCTTCACAGTAATAGGCCAGTGCACGTTTTATTTTCTGCAACAAACTATTGTCCAGATGAAAGTTTTGTTCAATTAATGCATTTTCAATGCCTTTAAGCGTGAAATGCATTACATCGTACTTAACGATTACCGCATATTTATGAGGGGAGAGTTCTACTTCGATATCGCTCAGGCCGCCTAACAGCATAAGAACCTGCTCAGCCTGATTCGGAGGAAGCGGGCTGAACATGATTTCTCTGGTCTTGATCAAATCACAAGGCTGCATGATGCGTAGTCCCCTTGGGTTGCGGCATCGCGCTATGGGGTGCCGCAAATGTGCAGGGCAACAAGCCCTTCATTCTTTATGGGTTCAGTATAGCCGAAAACCTACCATAAAGAATATGCCTTCATACTTTAATGTTGGCGCACCCCAAACCGTTGTTATTTGTTTTGTAGTATTTGCAATCCTTTCAACAGATTTAGCGCCTGGTTCAGCTGATAATCATTTTTGGAAATGACTTCTGTTGGATCAATTTTTTCATTAGCGCCGCCTTTGCCTTTTGCAGGCTTGGTTTTTTCTGGTTCAGCAGGCTTTGCCACTGGTGCGGCAGTTTTGCCATCGTCTTTCAGTCCGTTGGACAAATGGCGTTCCAGATCCGCTTCACGCAGGCTTAATGAAGGATCTTTGGATTCACCATTAATAGTCGCTTCTTCCACTACGATGTCTGGCGTAATACCTTTGGCCTGGATAGAGCGCCCACCTGGCGTGTAATACCGTGCAGTGGTTAGCTTGATAGCTGTGCCATTTCCTAAAGGGAGTACGGTTTGCACTGAACCTTTGCCAAAAGACTGGGTGCCCATAACAATGGAACGCTTATGATCCTGCAAAGCACCTGCAACGATTTCAGAAGCAGAAGCTGAACCGCCATTCATCAATGTGATCAATGGAATATTCTTGATAGAAGGCGGAAGATGTTTTAGAAAATCGTCTTGAGCACCGCGCAGATAGTTCTCTTTGCTGGCTGTCAATTTCATTTTGGCATCTTCACTTCTGCCTTCAGTGTAAACAACCAGTGCATTGGGCTGCAAGAAAGCAGCAGAAACTGCCACGGCAGAGTTCAACAAGCCACCCGGATCGTTACGCAAATCCAAAACCATTCCTTTTAAGGGAGCTTTGTTTTCCTTGTACAGGGTATCAATGGCCTTTGCCAGATCTTCACCTGTGTGCTCCTGAAACTGGGTAATACGGATATAGCCATAGCCTGGCTCTGCCAGTTTGAATTTCACGCTCTTGATTTGAATAACTGCGCGCGTCAAAGTGATCACGAGCGGTTTAGATTCAGTCTTGCGTAATACGGTCAGGGTAATCTGGGTGTTGGGTTTGCCACGCATACGTTTGACAGCGTCATTTAGCGTCATGCCCTTGATGGGTGTGTCATCCAGTTTGATAATCAAATCACCACTTTTAATGCCGGAGCGGAAAGCGGGAGTATCTTCAATGGGAGAAACAACTTTAACAAAGCCATCTTCCATACCCACTTCAATACCCAAGCCACCAACTTCGCCTTGCGTACCCACTTGCAGGTCTTTGAAAGCGTCAGTGTCCAGATAGGCGGAATGCGGATCAAGGCCGGACAGCATGCCATTAATCGCTTCGCTGAATAACTTCTTGTCTGTTACCGGTTCAACATAATCACTTTTAATTTTGCCAAACACTTCAGAAAAAGCGCGCAAATCATCAATTGGCAGCGGGGCTGAAGTTTCTTTATCTGCGATAGCAGAATAATTCAGACTTAGCATGATGCCCAGTACAGCGCCGAATGATATTAAACCTACTTGTTGCAACTTGCTGCGCATTCCGATCCCCTATAAAAAATTGCATACGCCAAAAGAGTTTACACTAAAATAAGCAGGCGTATAAATGAAGATATCAGTCATTTGTTCAAAATTTCAATGCACCCAGCTTAGCGGATCAAAAGGCTTGCTCTGGTAACGTAACTCAAAATAAAGTCCTGCGGTGGGATTGCCGCCGCTATTGCCGACTGTCGCGATTGTATCGCCGGCGCGGATGGCATCCCCAGCCTGTTTATATAAAGACTCGTTGTTCCCGTAAAGGCTCATGTAACTGTTACCGTGGTCCACAATGATCAGATTGCCAAACCCCCGTAGCCAATCAGCAAACACCACGGTGCCGCTGGCCACACTTTTCACAGGCTGGCCGCTGTGTGCCTTGATAAACAGGCCTTTCCATTGTGCGCCGCTATCTTCTCTTTGGCTGCCGAAACGATTGGTTAGTTCCCCGGTGACGGGTAAATTCATTTTGCCTTTGAGACGCAGGAAAGGCGTGTCAGCGACGGAGGCATCAGGCGTTTTGTTGATAACCAGCTTGGATGAAGGAGCAGGAGTGGGAGCGGGTGTAGGTTTAGGTGGTCTTCTGGCGGCAATTTTGCTGAGTTTTTCGATCAGGCTGGTTAAGCGTTTTTCATCCCGCTGCAAACGGTTTACTTCTTTGCGTTGACTGTCAATCTGTTTGGCAATGCGGCTCAGGACTTGTTTTCGGCTGTTTTGCTCGGCCTCAAGCTGCTTTTGTTGTGCAATATGTTCATTCCTGATTCGCGACATTTCGAGATTTTTTTCCTCAGTACGCTGACTGAGTGATGCAAGTTGTGTCAGGTTCGTTTGCAATGACTGGATCAGATCGGCCCGGGCGCGTGCGATAAATGAAAAATAATACAGTTGGCGTGCAATCTGATTGGGGTCTTTCTGGTTCAACAGTGCAGTCATATGATCTTGTGGACCATGCAGGTATTGTTGATAAAGAATCTGGTTAACTTGCTCCTGGAGCGTTTTGATTTCGTTTTGGGTTTTTTGACTTTCAGCATCTAATTGCGTAAGGGCAAGCTTGACTTCGTTTTGCTTTTGCGAGAGTTCATGCAGGCTACGAGCAAGTTTGCTGATGGTTTGTTCAGATTGTTTCAGTTCGTCAGCGGCTTCACTGCGCGTTTCTTCTGCCGTATTGATATCTTTCTTGAGGGTTTCTATGCGACCCCGTACATCTTGAAGTTCCTTCTTTGGTGCCGCGTGCAAAGGGAAAGTTAATGTGCAAGCAATTGCGATAATGAAGAGTCTTTTATACAAGTTATATCGGGCAAAAAACCAAAGAGTTATGAAAGGCTGGCAGTTTTGATCCCTTCAATACGGTTTGCCTAAATGAAATCCGTATCGAAGAGGCAGCTATCTCAGGCAGTCGCGCCTTACCAGCTATAGCGTAGCTT is a window from the Sulfurirhabdus autotrophica genome containing:
- a CDS encoding pyrimidine 5'-nucleotidase; translated protein: MKSCKTWVFDLDNTLHNASPHIFPHINRAMTDYLKTHLGLEEEEANQLRMQYWHRYGATLSGLIRHHNTDPHHFLWHTHQFPALGKMLQSEKILRHTLNNLPGQKVLFSNAPAHYSQAVLRLLNISDLFQKVFTIESTRFRPKPDSYGFYRLFRQMQLLPKQCIMVEDTLVNLKIAKKLGMKTVWVSPLVKCPSYVDVSVRSVTQLPKMLHHLGHF
- a CDS encoding murein hydrolase activator EnvC family protein, yielding MYKRLFIIAIACTLTFPLHAAPKKELQDVRGRIETLKKDINTAEETRSEAADELKQSEQTISKLARSLHELSQKQNEVKLALTQLDAESQKTQNEIKTLQEQVNQILYQQYLHGPQDHMTALLNQKDPNQIARQLYYFSFIARARADLIQSLQTNLTQLASLSQRTEEKNLEMSRIRNEHIAQQKQLEAEQNSRKQVLSRIAKQIDSQRKEVNRLQRDEKRLTSLIEKLSKIAARRPPKPTPAPTPAPSSKLVINKTPDASVADTPFLRLKGKMNLPVTGELTNRFGSQREDSGAQWKGLFIKAHSGQPVKSVASGTVVFADWLRGFGNLIIVDHGNSYMSLYGNNESLYKQAGDAIRAGDTIATVGNSGGNPTAGLYFELRYQSKPFDPLSWVH
- a CDS encoding S41 family peptidase; amino-acid sequence: MRSKLQQVGLISFGAVLGIMLSLNYSAIADKETSAPLPIDDLRAFSEVFGKIKSDYVEPVTDKKLFSEAINGMLSGLDPHSAYLDTDAFKDLQVGTQGEVGGLGIEVGMEDGFVKVVSPIEDTPAFRSGIKSGDLIIKLDDTPIKGMTLNDAVKRMRGKPNTQITLTVLRKTESKPLVITLTRAVIQIKSVKFKLAEPGYGYIRITQFQEHTGEDLAKAIDTLYKENKAPLKGMVLDLRNDPGGLLNSAVAVSAAFLQPNALVVYTEGRSEDAKMKLTASKENYLRGAQDDFLKHLPPSIKNIPLITLMNGGSASASEIVAGALQDHKRSIVMGTQSFGKGSVQTVLPLGNGTAIKLTTARYYTPGGRSIQAKGITPDIVVEEATINGESKDPSLSLREADLERHLSNGLKDDGKTAAPVAKPAEPEKTKPAKGKGGANEKIDPTEVISKNDYQLNQALNLLKGLQILQNK
- a CDS encoding HesA/MoeB/ThiF family protein, whose protein sequence is MNDNQLLRYSRHILLPQIGIEGQEKLSQSHALIIGAGGLGSPVALYLAASGVGKLTVCDGDVVDLTNLQRQIVHRTEAVGLNKADSAKQSLLAINPEIIVTALPRRIDEAELMQLVSSADVVLDASDNFATRHAVNRACVVHKKPLVSGAAVRFDGQITVFNLREGDSPCYHCLFPETEGADEVRCAENGVFSPLVGIIGTMQAAEALKLLMGIGQTLQGRLLLLDALTMEWRSIKLKKDQACPVCGSDK
- a CDS encoding response regulator transcription factor, translating into MNRKILIVEDNPEIAYLVELHLRDLGHTVVVERTGTDGLSQAEAGEFDMVILDLMLPGMSGLDICRHLRSQSNYVPILMLTARSSEIDRVLGLEIGADDYLTKPFSIMELVARVKAIFRRLDALSNKPEDIRLIQAKELSIDFGRHEVVVEGKPVDLTAKEFDLLSYFVQNPGQVFTRAQLLDRVWGYGHEGYEHTVNSHINRLRTKIETNPAKPQHILTVWSVGYKFRDQHALPG
- a CDS encoding Hsp20/alpha crystallin family protein — translated: MSNLVRRDPFALDDVFDDLFKGFFVRPVHFEGQQQVQIKTDVKEDDKSYTIHAEIPGVKKEDIQISIDGNQVSISAEVKKETEEKEGEKLLRSERYFGQAYRSYTLGQDIDDSAAQAKYTDGILELTLPKKAASSAKKLTVQ
- the argB gene encoding acetylglutamate kinase produces the protein MSLNPSTAIEKAQVLSEALPYIQRFFDKTIVIKYGGNAMTDEKLKQGFARDVVLLKTVGMNPVVVHGGGPQINDLLKRVGKQGEFIQGMRVTDRETMDVVEMVLGGLVNKEIVNLINQNGGKAVGLTGKDGGFIRARKMMVKNVDKPGENIDIGHVGEVTEIFPELVSLLDSRDFIPVIAPIGVGEHGEAYNINADLVAGKLAETLKAEKLILLTNTAGVLDKEGKLLTGLTAARVDELIANGTISGGMIPKISTALDAVKNGVKSSHIIDGRVEHALLLEILTDQGVGTLIRAN
- the slmA gene encoding nucleoid occlusion factor SlmA, whose amino-acid sequence is MAAKPGERKMQILQTLAEMLQKPQGTKITTAALAAKLDVSEAALYRHFASKAQMFEGLIEFIEQTLFGLINKITVDEQSGVKQLEATLSLLLAFPKKNPGMTRVLIGDALVNEDERLQVRINQLHDRLEATIRQSLRIAATQQEIASNIDAGAQANLIICYVIGRWHQFAKSGFKREPMEYWQAQWPQLL